A part of Paenibacillus sp. 481 genomic DNA contains:
- a CDS encoding alpha/beta hydrolase produces the protein MNTTTQNQLNFVLIHGAWANVTFWDEAAASLRKLGHTVHVPQYAGHGANINPDVTHDEIVQSVVDYFNEQNLQNVVLVGHSFGGTVIAKVAEIVTDRISRLVYYNAFAPKDGESLVDQMPEPVQQIFSHLRDASGNNTITLPFPLFRETFANKATAEQARAIYDVAPTEPAGPLFHKLDLKKFYSLEIPKSYLYSLEDIAFPPAPFAWHPAQSGNLGLFRLIVSTGDHVSTVHNEPDMIAEKLVEAGRE, from the coding sequence ATGAATACAACGACACAGAACCAACTTAACTTTGTACTTATCCACGGCGCTTGGGCCAACGTTACTTTTTGGGACGAAGCAGCTGCATCGCTTCGTAAGCTCGGACATACAGTCCATGTGCCTCAATATGCAGGCCACGGAGCTAACATTAACCCCGATGTGACGCATGATGAAATCGTACAATCGGTTGTGGACTACTTCAACGAGCAGAACTTGCAAAATGTTGTGCTCGTAGGACACAGCTTCGGCGGAACGGTCATCGCTAAGGTAGCGGAAATCGTTACGGATCGCATTAGCCGTCTAGTTTACTACAATGCATTTGCACCTAAAGACGGCGAAAGCTTAGTCGACCAAATGCCAGAACCCGTGCAACAAATATTCAGTCACCTGAGAGATGCGTCCGGCAACAATACAATCACATTGCCGTTCCCACTCTTCCGTGAAACATTTGCGAATAAAGCTACGGCGGAACAAGCACGCGCCATTTACGATGTTGCACCAACAGAGCCAGCAGGTCCTTTGTTCCACAAGTTGGACCTGAAGAAGTTCTATAGCTTAGAAATTCCAAAAAGCTATTTGTACAGCTTGGAGGATATTGCGTTTCCTCCTGCGCCGTTCGCTTGGCACCCAGCGCAATCAGGCAACTTGGGCTTATTCCGCCTTATCGTTTCGACAGGCGACCATGTAAGTACCGTACACAATGAACCGGATATGATTGCTGAAAAGCTCGTTGAAGCTGGAAGAGAATAA
- a CDS encoding alpha/beta fold hydrolase: MYIEVEKGVRVFVQDLNPGPNSKTIFFVHGWPLNHTMYEYQFNVLPQFGFRCISMDIRGNGQSDKPWGGYTYDRLADDIAVVLNALKLENITLVGFSVGGALTIRYMSRYKGRHVSKLALIDAVSPSFVKNAQSPYGIPKEQAEALIKQMYVNLPKFLSDISVMFFNRNKGAEMLNWFINVGYQSASYALIKILQAASTEDVVNDLSQIHVPTAILHGVHDQLIPYQSAQLTQQRIKGSQLFPLTNSGHGAPIDQSDEVNKLLMQFANS, translated from the coding sequence ATGTATATTGAAGTTGAGAAAGGTGTACGTGTTTTTGTACAAGATCTGAATCCAGGACCAAATAGTAAGACGATATTTTTCGTTCACGGTTGGCCGCTAAACCACACCATGTATGAGTATCAATTCAACGTGTTGCCGCAGTTTGGTTTTCGGTGTATTAGTATGGATATTCGAGGTAATGGTCAGTCTGATAAGCCTTGGGGAGGCTATACGTACGATCGATTAGCGGATGATATCGCGGTGGTATTGAATGCGTTAAAATTAGAAAACATCACTTTAGTTGGCTTTTCTGTAGGTGGGGCACTTACGATTCGATACATGTCTAGGTATAAAGGTCGGCACGTTTCTAAATTAGCATTGATCGATGCGGTATCTCCTTCGTTTGTTAAAAATGCTCAATCTCCTTATGGGATACCGAAAGAGCAGGCCGAAGCGCTTATTAAGCAAATGTATGTGAATTTACCTAAGTTTCTTAGTGATATTTCTGTGATGTTCTTCAATCGCAACAAGGGAGCGGAAATGTTAAATTGGTTTATTAATGTGGGGTATCAATCGGCTTCCTACGCGCTTATTAAAATATTGCAAGCCGCATCTACCGAAGATGTAGTGAACGATTTAAGTCAAATTCATGTTCCAACTGCGATACTACATGGTGTCCATGATCAGCTCATTCCTTATCAGAGTGCGCAGCTCACCCAGCAGCGAATTAAAGGTTCGCAACTATTTCCTTTGACGAATAGTGGACACGGAGCACCTATTGATCAATCTGATGAGGTTAACAAGCTGCTGATGCAATTTGCTAACTCTTAG
- a CDS encoding Crp/Fnr family transcriptional regulator, whose amino-acid sequence MQAQQIDDIIKLFPSLADVTQEDWQAEGISIVTLPVNQVIHEGEFLKSAALILDGTVRMYKLSDSGREVTLYRISDGECCPMMASSILGETAYEASACMEKPTTVLFIPVRIFQMWMDKYLRFRQYMFKTFARRLIIMSNLIDSVVFKSIRSRIAEYLLKMTSDDNDSLSITHDTLSIELGTAREVISRTLKTFEKDGLLRLTRGQITHIQRQQLLALIE is encoded by the coding sequence ATGCAGGCTCAACAAATTGACGACATCATCAAGCTCTTCCCTAGCCTAGCAGATGTTACGCAAGAAGATTGGCAAGCTGAAGGAATAAGTATTGTCACGCTACCCGTTAACCAAGTCATTCATGAAGGTGAATTTTTGAAAAGTGCGGCTTTAATATTAGATGGGACCGTTCGCATGTACAAGCTGAGCGACAGCGGGCGAGAAGTTACGTTATATCGAATTAGCGACGGTGAATGCTGCCCGATGATGGCATCAAGCATTTTAGGGGAAACGGCGTATGAAGCTTCAGCCTGTATGGAGAAACCGACAACCGTCTTGTTTATTCCTGTTCGCATTTTTCAAATGTGGATGGACAAGTATTTGCGTTTTCGGCAGTACATGTTCAAAACGTTCGCACGTCGCCTCATTATCATGTCCAATCTCATCGACAGTGTCGTGTTCAAATCCATTCGCAGCCGGATTGCCGAGTATTTACTAAAAATGACGAGCGATGACAACGATTCTTTATCGATTACACATGACACGTTGTCCATTGAACTGGGCACTGCCCGTGAAGTCATCAGTCGCACACTTAAGACTTTCGAAAAGGACGGGTTGCTGCGCTTAACACGGGGACAAATTACACATATCCAACGTCAGCAACTTCTAGCACTCATTGAATAA